In Mycobacterium tuberculosis H37Rv, a single window of DNA contains:
- the serS gene encoding serine--tRNA ligase (SERYL-tRNA synthetase SerS (SERRS) (serine translase)) produces MIDLKLLRENPDAVRRSQLSRGEDPALVDALLTADAARRAVISTADSLRAEQKAASKSVGGASPEERPPLLRRAKELAEQVKAAEADEVEAEAAFTAAHLAISNVIVDGVPAGGEDDYAVLDVVGEPSYLENPKDHLELGESLGLIDMQRGAKVSGSRFYFLTGRGALLQLGLLQLALKLAVDNGFVPTIPPVLVRPEVMVGTGFLGAHAEEVYRVEGDGLYLVGTSEVPLAGYHSGEILDLSRGPLRYAGWSSCFRREAGSHGKDTRGIIRVHQFDKVEGFVYCTPADAEHEHERLLGWQRQMLARIEVPYRVIDVAAGDLGSSAARKFDCEAWIPTQGAYRELTSTSNCTTFQARRLATRYRDASGKPQIAATLNGTLATTRWLVAILENHQRPDGSVRVPDALVPFVGVEVLEPVA; encoded by the coding sequence GTGATCGACCTGAAGCTGCTTCGTGAAAACCCCGACGCGGTACGCCGCTCACAACTCAGCCGCGGCGAGGACCCGGCGCTGGTAGATGCCCTGCTGACGGCCGACGCCGCCCGCCGGGCCGTGATCTCGACCGCCGATTCGTTACGGGCCGAGCAGAAAGCCGCCAGCAAAAGCGTGGGTGGCGCGTCTCCCGAAGAGCGCCCGCCGCTGCTGCGGCGCGCGAAGGAACTCGCCGAGCAGGTCAAAGCCGCTGAGGCCGACGAGGTCGAAGCGGAGGCGGCGTTCACCGCGGCGCACCTGGCGATCTCGAATGTCATCGTGGACGGGGTACCCGCCGGCGGGGAGGACGACTACGCGGTGCTCGACGTCGTCGGCGAGCCCAGCTACCTCGAGAACCCCAAGGACCACCTGGAGCTCGGCGAGTCGCTGGGCCTGATCGACATGCAGCGCGGCGCCAAGGTGTCGGGTTCACGGTTCTACTTCCTGACCGGTCGGGGTGCCCTACTGCAGCTTGGATTGCTGCAGCTGGCGCTGAAGCTAGCCGTCGACAACGGCTTTGTCCCTACGATCCCGCCGGTGCTGGTGCGCCCGGAAGTGATGGTAGGCACGGGATTTCTAGGCGCCCACGCCGAGGAGGTGTACCGGGTAGAGGGCGACGGCCTCTACCTTGTGGGCACCTCCGAGGTACCGCTGGCGGGGTATCACTCCGGCGAGATTCTGGACCTTTCCCGCGGGCCGCTGCGGTATGCGGGCTGGTCGTCGTGTTTCCGACGTGAGGCCGGCAGCCATGGCAAGGACACGCGCGGCATCATCCGGGTGCACCAGTTCGACAAAGTCGAGGGCTTCGTCTACTGCACACCGGCCGACGCGGAGCACGAACATGAGCGGCTGCTGGGCTGGCAGCGCCAGATGCTGGCACGCATCGAGGTGCCGTATCGGGTCATCGACGTGGCCGCGGGTGATCTCGGCTCGTCGGCCGCCCGCAAGTTCGACTGCGAGGCGTGGATTCCGACGCAGGGGGCCTATCGCGAGCTGACGTCGACGTCGAACTGCACCACCTTTCAGGCGCGCCGGTTGGCGACCCGCTACCGGGATGCCAGCGGCAAGCCGCAGATCGCGGCCACCCTCAACGGAACGCTGGCCACCACCCGGTGGCTGGTTGCGATCCTGGAGAACCACCAGCGGCCCGACGGCAGCGTTAGAGTCCCGGACGCACTGGTTCCGTTCGTGGGTGTCGAAGTGCTGGAGCCGGTCGCTTAG
- a CDS encoding AraC family transcriptional regulator, whose product MSENSHHRLATTSLTLPPGARIERHRHPSHQIVYPSAGAVSVTTHAGTWITPVNRAIWIPAGCWHQHKFHGHTQFHGVALDPQRYRGGPATPTVLAVNPLMRELVIACSQADRTDTDEHHRMLAVLQDQLPTTSIREPLWVPSPTDRRLRHACALIADNLTQPLTLQQIGGRIGVSQRTLSRLFSDELGMTFPQWRTQLRLQHALVLLAERHDVTSVASECGWATPSAFIDTYRQAFGHTPGQAAKPMAATRLTRLRRARDRR is encoded by the coding sequence ATGTCGGAAAACAGCCACCACAGGCTGGCCACAACCTCGTTGACGCTCCCGCCGGGAGCGCGGATCGAACGCCACCGCCATCCGTCACACCAGATCGTCTATCCGTCCGCAGGGGCGGTCTCGGTCACCACTCACGCGGGAACCTGGATTACGCCGGTAAATCGGGCAATCTGGATACCGGCGGGCTGTTGGCACCAACACAAGTTCCACGGCCACACGCAATTTCACGGCGTAGCGCTGGATCCGCAGCGCTATCGCGGCGGCCCGGCAACCCCGACGGTGCTCGCGGTCAATCCGTTGATGCGCGAACTCGTCATCGCGTGTTCGCAGGCCGACCGAACCGACACCGACGAGCACCACCGGATGTTGGCCGTACTGCAGGATCAACTGCCAACAACGAGCATCCGCGAGCCACTGTGGGTTCCCTCACCAACCGATCGCCGGTTGCGGCACGCGTGCGCGTTGATCGCCGACAACCTGACCCAGCCCTTGACGCTGCAGCAGATCGGCGGCCGGATCGGTGTCAGCCAGCGCACGCTGAGCCGTCTGTTCAGCGACGAGCTGGGTATGACGTTCCCGCAATGGCGCACCCAGCTGCGCCTGCAACATGCGCTCGTGTTGCTCGCCGAGCGCCACGACGTCACGTCCGTGGCGTCCGAATGCGGTTGGGCCACACCAAGCGCGTTCATTGACACCTACCGACAAGCCTTCGGACACACTCCCGGCCAAGCCGCTAAGCCAATGGCGGCGACCCGCCTCACCCGGCTCCGCCGCGCTCGCGATCGCCGCTAA
- a CDS encoding TetR family transcriptional regulator — MVRPPQTARSERTREALRQAALVRFLAQGVEATSAEQIAEDAGVSLRTFYRHFRSKHDLLFADYDAGLHWFRAALDARPADESIIDSVQAAIFSFPYDVDAVTKIASLRRGELEPSRIVRHMREVEADFADAIQAQLRRRNCDIAGAPDARLHIAVTARCVAAAVFGAMEAWMLGSDRSLGELARVCHVALESLRVGISDTWTTLTVSS; from the coding sequence ATGGTCCGGCCCCCGCAGACGGCGCGCAGCGAACGCACTCGCGAGGCACTGCGCCAGGCCGCCCTGGTGCGATTTCTGGCCCAGGGCGTCGAGGCTACCTCAGCCGAGCAGATTGCGGAGGACGCCGGGGTGTCGCTGCGTACTTTCTATCGCCACTTCAGATCCAAGCACGATTTGCTGTTTGCCGACTACGACGCCGGACTGCACTGGTTTCGCGCGGCGCTGGATGCTAGACCGGCCGACGAATCGATCATCGATTCCGTGCAAGCGGCTATCTTCTCGTTTCCTTATGACGTTGACGCAGTGACGAAGATTGCGTCGTTGCGGCGCGGCGAGTTGGAGCCGAGCCGGATCGTCCGCCATATGCGCGAGGTGGAAGCCGACTTCGCCGATGCCATCCAGGCCCAATTGCGGCGACGTAACTGCGATATCGCGGGTGCACCCGATGCCCGATTGCACATCGCCGTCACCGCACGATGCGTCGCCGCGGCGGTGTTCGGCGCGATGGAAGCCTGGATGCTTGGGAGTGACCGGTCGCTCGGGGAGCTGGCGCGGGTCTGCCACGTCGCACTGGAGTCGCTGCGCGTCGGCATCTCCGACACCTGGACCACCCTCACAGTTTCGTCATAA
- a CDS encoding dehydrogenase: MTGYDAIVIGAGHNGLTAAVLLQRAGLRTACLDAKRYAGGMASTVELFDGYRFEIAGSVQFPTSSAVSSELGLDSLPTVDLEVMSVALRGVGDDPVVQFTDPTKMLTHLHRVHGADAVTGMAGLLAWSQAPTRALGRFEAGTLPKSFDEMYACATNEFERSAIDDMLFGSVTDVLDRHFPDREKHGALRGSMTVLAVNTLYRGPATPGSAAALAFGLGVPEGDFVRWKKLRGGIGALTTHLSQLLERTGGEVRLRSKVTEIVVDNSRSSARVRGVRTAAGDTLTSPIVVSAIAPDVTINELIDPAVLPSEIRDRYLRIDHRGSYLQMHFALAQPPAFAAPYQALNDPSMQASMGIFCTPEQVQQQWEDCRRGIVPADPTVVLQIPSLHDPSLAPAGKQAASAFAMWFPIEGGSKYGGYGRAKVEMGQNVIDKITRLAPNFKGSILRYTTFTPKHMGVMFGAPGGDYCHALLHSDQIGPNRPGPKGFIGQPIPIAGLYLGSAGCHGGPGITFIPGYNAARQALADRRAANCCVLSGR, from the coding sequence ATGACTGGTTATGACGCGATAGTTATCGGCGCCGGGCACAACGGGCTGACCGCGGCAGTGCTGCTGCAGCGAGCCGGACTGCGGACCGCGTGTCTGGACGCTAAGCGCTACGCCGGCGGGATGGCCTCCACGGTGGAGCTGTTCGACGGGTACCGGTTCGAGATCGCCGGATCGGTGCAGTTCCCGACCTCCTCGGCGGTCAGCAGCGAGTTAGGCCTGGACAGCTTGCCGACGGTCGATCTGGAGGTGATGTCGGTAGCGTTGCGCGGTGTCGGGGACGATCCGGTGGTCCAATTCACCGACCCGACGAAGATGCTTACCCACCTCCATCGGGTGCACGGGGCAGACGCCGTCACCGGGATGGCGGGCCTGCTGGCGTGGAGCCAGGCGCCGACCCGGGCGCTGGGGCGTTTCGAAGCCGGAACTCTGCCCAAGAGCTTCGACGAGATGTATGCCTGTGCCACAAATGAATTCGAACGGTCAGCGATCGATGACATGCTGTTCGGATCGGTCACCGACGTGTTGGACCGCCATTTCCCGGACCGCGAGAAGCACGGCGCCCTGCGCGGGTCGATGACCGTGCTGGCCGTGAACACGCTCTATCGCGGGCCGGCCACACCGGGCAGCGCTGCCGCGCTCGCCTTCGGATTGGGTGTCCCGGAGGGCGACTTCGTGCGGTGGAAGAAATTGCGCGGTGGCATCGGCGCGCTTACCACCCATCTGTCGCAATTGCTGGAACGCACCGGCGGCGAGGTCCGGTTACGTTCCAAGGTGACCGAGATCGTGGTTGACAATAGTCGGTCGTCAGCCCGCGTGCGGGGCGTGCGCACCGCGGCGGGGGACACCTTGACCTCCCCGATCGTGGTCTCCGCCATAGCACCCGACGTCACCATCAACGAGCTGATCGATCCGGCAGTGTTGCCGTCGGAAATCCGCGATCGCTATTTGCGCATCGACCACCGCGGCAGCTATCTGCAGATGCATTTTGCGCTCGCGCAGCCACCGGCCTTCGCGGCGCCCTACCAGGCACTCAACGATCCGAGCATGCAGGCATCGATGGGCATTTTCTGTACACCGGAGCAGGTTCAGCAGCAGTGGGAGGATTGCCGGCGTGGGATCGTCCCGGCCGATCCGACCGTGGTGTTGCAGATCCCGTCGCTGCATGATCCCAGCCTGGCCCCGGCGGGTAAGCAGGCCGCGTCGGCGTTCGCAATGTGGTTCCCGATCGAGGGTGGCTCAAAATACGGAGGGTACGGCCGGGCAAAGGTCGAAATGGGGCAGAACGTGATCGACAAGATCACTAGGTTGGCACCGAACTTCAAAGGCAGCATTCTCCGGTACACCACCTTTACCCCCAAACACATGGGTGTGATGTTCGGTGCCCCGGGTGGGGACTACTGCCATGCCCTGCTGCACTCGGACCAGATCGGCCCCAACAGGCCTGGCCCGAAAGGCTTTATCGGCCAGCCGATCCCGATAGCCGGGTTGTACCTGGGCAGTGCCGGTTGTCACGGTGGGCCGGGAATCACGTTCATCCCTGGATATAACGCCGCCCGTCAGGCGCTGGCCGATCGTAGGGCTGCCAACTGTTGCGTTTTGAGTGGTCGGTAG